The Amaranthus tricolor cultivar Red isolate AtriRed21 chromosome 6, ASM2621246v1, whole genome shotgun sequence genome has a segment encoding these proteins:
- the LOC130815583 gene encoding protein ALP1-like, which yields MEQFMEPSIAHFFIRSGETVSRQFNLYLRAILKLHDHLLYKPTPILEECEEERWKPFKNCLGALDGTYINVTVHPQDRGKYRTRKGTIAMNVLGVCAPNMQFIYVLSGWEGSTHDVYVLRNALTRPNGFRVPRGNYYLVDGGYTNCEGFLAPYRGQLYHLKEWTDRQPLTAEEYYNMKHARARNVIERCFGLLKGR from the exons ATGGAACAATTTATGGAACCATCTATTGCTCACTTTTTCATAAGAAGTGGAGAGACCGTGAGTCGGCAGTTCAACTTATATCTGAGGGCTATACTTAAGTTGCATGACCATTTGCTTTACAAGCCCACACCAATATTAGAAGAATGTGAAGAAGAAAGGTGGAAACCTTTTAAG aaTTGTTTAGGAGCGTTGGATGGTACCTACATAAATGTAACTGTGCATCCCCAAGATCGTGGTAAATATCGGACAAGAAAAGGTACCATTGCTATGAATGTGTTGGGTGTTTGTGCACCCAACATGCAATTTATCTATGTTCTTTCGGGTTGGGAAGGCTCTACTCACGATGTCTATGTCCTTCGCAATGCTCTCACTAGGCCAAATGGCTTTAGGGTTCCTAGAG GTAACTATTATTTGGTCGATGGGGGGTATACAAACTGTGAGGGTTTTCTTGCTCCATATAGAGGGCAACTATATCATCTTAAGGAATGGACAGATAGACAACCACTAACTGCAGAAGAGTATTACAATATGAAGCATGCTCGAGCAAGAAATGTAATTGAAAGATGTTTTGGGTTACTTAAAGGAAGATAA